The following are encoded together in the Phocoena sinus isolate mPhoSin1 chromosome 11, mPhoSin1.pri, whole genome shotgun sequence genome:
- the SLC39A7 gene encoding zinc transporter SLC39A7, whose amino-acid sequence MARGLGAPHWVAVGLLTWAALGLLVAGHGGHGDLYEDLHEDFQGQSHRHSHEDFHHGHSHAPGHTHESIWHGHTHGHDHGHSHEDLHHGHSHGHSHESVYRRGHGHDHEHSHAIYEESGAPGIKQNLDTVTLWAYALGATVLISAAPFFVLFLIPVESNSPRHRSLLQILLSFASGGLLGDAFLHLIPHALEPHSHHPLEQPGHGHSHSGQGPILSVGLWVLSGIVAFLVVEKFVRHVKGGHGHGHGHAHGHTHGRQGRPSKEKQSSEEEEKEAGGSRKSRGGSTRSKDRPVKPQNSEEEKAGSDLRVSGYLNLAADLAHNFTDGLAIGASFRGGRGLGILTTMTVLLHEVPHEVGDFAILVQSGCSKKQAMRLQLLTAIGALAGTACALLTEGGAVGSEVAGGTGPGWVLPFTAGGFIYVATVSVLPELLREASPLQSLLEVLGLLGGVFMMVLIAHLE is encoded by the exons ATGGCCAGAGGCCTGGGGGCCCCCCACTGGGTGGCCGTGGGACTGCTGACCTGGGCGGCCTTGGGGCTGCTAGTGGCCGGACACGGGGGTCATGGCGACCTGTACGAAGACCTGCACGAGGACTTCCAGGGCCAAAGCCACAGGCACTCACATGAGGATTTCCACCATGGACACAGCCATGCCCCTGGCCACACTCATGAGAGCATCTGGCATGGGCATACCCACGGTCACGACCATGGACATTCGCATGAGGATTTGCACCATGGCCATAGTCATGGCCACTCTCATGAGAGCGTCTACCGCCGAGGACATGGACATGATCATGAGCACAGCCATGCAATCTATGAGGAGTCTGGGGCTCCAGGCATCAAACAGAACCTGGACACTGTCACTCTCTGGGCCTAT GCACTGGGGGCCACAGTGCTGATCtctgcagctccatttttcgtccTCTTCCTTATCCCCGTGGAGTCAAACTCCCCTCGGCACCGCTCTCTGCTCCAGATCTTGCTGAGTTTTGCTTCGGGTGGGCTCTTGGGAGATGCCTTCCTGCACCTCATCCCTCATGCTCTGG aaCCTCATTCTCACCACCCTCTGGAGCAGCCTGGACATGGACATTCCCACAGTG GCCAGGGCCCCATTCTGTCTGTGGGACTGTGGGTCCTCAGTGGAATTGTCGCCTTTCTCGTGGTGGAGAAATTTGTGAGACATGTAAAAGGAGGACATGGACACGGACATGGACACGCTCACGGTCACACACATGGAAGACAGG GGCGTCCTTCAAAGGAGAAACAGAgctcagaggaagaagaaaaggaagcagggGGGTCGAGGAAAAGCAGAGGAGGGAGCACAAGGTCCAAAGACAGGCCAGTGAAACCTCAGAACTCTGAAGAGGAAAAAGCAGGTTCAG ACCTACGTGTATCGGGGTACCTGAATCTGGCTGCTGACCTGGCACACAACTTCACGGATGGTCTGGCCATTGGTGCTTCATTTCGAGGGGGTCGGGGACTGGGGATCCTGACCACAATGACTGTTCTGCTACATGAAGTGCCCCATGAAGTCGGGGACTTTGCCATCTTGGTCCAGTCTGGCTGCAGCAAAAAGCAG GCGATGCGTCTACAACTACTGACGGCAATAGGGGCACTGGCAGGCACAGCCTGTGCCCTCCTAACTGAAGGAGGGGCAGTGGGCAGTGAAGTTGCAGGTGGCACAGGTCCTGGCTGGGTTCTGCCATTCACTGCAGGTGGCTTTATCTATGTAGCAACGGTGTCAGTGTTGCCTGAGCTGTTGAGGGAGGCATCACCATTGCAATCACTTCTGGAGGTGCTGGGGCTGCTGGGGGGAGTTTTCATGATGGTGCTGATTGCCCACCTTGAGTGA
- the RING1 gene encoding E3 ubiquitin-protein ligase RING1 — protein MTTPANAQNASKTWELSLYELHRTPQEAIMDGTEIAVSPRSLHSELMCPICLDMLKNTMTTKECLHRFCSDCIVTALRSGNKECPTCRKKLVSKRSLRPDPNFDALISKIYPSREEYEAHQDRVLIRLSRLHNQQALSSSIEEGLRMQAMHRAQRVRRPMPGSDQTTTMSGGEGEPGEGEGDGEDVSSDSAPDSAPGPAPKRPRGGGAGGSSVGTGGGGAGGVGGGAGSEDSGDRGGTLGGGTLGPPSPPGAPSPPEPGGEIELVFRPHPLLVEKGEYCQTRYVKTTGNATVDHLSKYLALRIALERRQQQEAGEPGGPGGGASDAGGPDGGGGEGGGAGGGEGPEEPALPSLEGVSEKQYTIYIAPGGGAFTTLNGSLTLELVNEKFWKVSRPLELCYAPTKDPK, from the exons ATGACGACGCCGGCGAATGCCCAGAATGCCAGCAAAACGTGGGAACTGAGTCTGTATGAGCTCCACCGGACCCCTCAG GAAGCCATCATGGATGGCACAGAGATTGCAGTTTCCCCTCGGTCACTGCATTCAGAGCTCATGTGCCCCATCTGCCTGGACATGCTGAAGAATACGATGACAACCAAGGAGTGCCTCCACCGATTCTGCTCTGATTGCATTGTCACGGCCCTGCGCAGCGG GAACAAGGAGTGCCCTACCTGCCGAAAGAAGCTGGTATCCAAGCGGTCTCTGCGGCCAGACCCCAACTTCGATGCTCTGATCTCTAAGATCTACCCCAGCCGGGAGGAATATGAAGCCCACCAAGACAGGGTGCTCATCCGCCTCAGCCGCCTGCACAACCAGCAGGCGCTGAGCTCCAGCATTGAGGAGGGGCTGCGAATGCAGGCCATGCACAG GGCCCAGCGTGTGAGGCGGCCGATGCCTGGGTCAGATCAGACCACAACGATGAGTGGGGGGGAAGGAgagcctggggagggagagggggatggagagGATGTGAGCTCAGACTCCGCCCCTGactctgccccaggccctgctcccaAGCGACCCCGTGGAGGGGGCGCAGGGGGGAGCAGTGTAGGGACAGGGGGAGGAGGCgctggtggggtgggtgggggtgccGGTTCTGAAGACTCTGGTGACCGGGGAGGGACCCTGGGAGGGGGAACCCTGGGCCCCCCAAGCCCTCCCGGGGCTCCCAGTCCCCCAGAGCCAGGTGGAGAAATTGAGCTCGTGTTCCGGCCCCACCCCCTGCTCGTGGAGAAGGGAGAATACTGCCAGACTAG GTATGTGAAGACAACTGGGAATGCCACAGTGGACCATCTCTCCAAGTACTTGGCCCTGCGCATTGCCCTGGAACGGAGGCAGCAGCAAGAGGCGGGGGAGCCAGGAGGGCCTGGAGGGGGCGCCTCTGACGCCGGAGGACctgatgggggaggtggggagggtgggggtgcCGGAGGAGGTGAGGGCCCTGAAGAGCCTGCCTTGCCCAGTCTGGAGGGTGTCAGCGAAAAGCAGTATACCATCTACATCGCCCCCGGGGGCGGAGCTTTCACG ACACTGAATGGCTCTCTAACCCTGGAGCTGGTGAATGAGAAGTTCTGGAAAGTGTCCCGACCACTGGAGCTCTGCTATGCCCCCACCAAGGATCCAAAGTGA
- the RXRB gene encoding retinoic acid receptor RXR-beta isoform X2, whose product MSWAARPPFLPQRHAAGQCGPVGVRKEMHCGVASRWRRRRPWLDPAAAAAAAAAVAAREQQTPEPEPGEAGRDGMGDSGRDSRSPDSSSPNPLPQGAAPPSPPGPPLPPSAAASLGGSGAPPPPPMPPPPLGSPFPVISSSMGSPGLPPPAPPGFSGPVSSPQINSTVSLPGGGSGPPEDVKPPVLGVRGLHCPPPPGGPGAGKRLCAICGDRSSGKHYGVYSCEGCKGFFKRTIRKDLTYSCRDNKDCTVDKRQRNRCQYCRYQKCLATGMKREAVQEERQRGKDKDGDGEGAGGAPEEMPVDRILEAELAVEQKSDQGVEGPGGTAGSGSSPNDPVTNICQAADKQLFTLVEWAKRIPHFSSLPLDDQVILLRAGWNELLIASFSHRSIDVRDGILLATGLHVHRNSAHSAGVGAIFDRVLTELVSKMRDMRMDKTELGCLRAIILFNPDAKGLSNPSEVEVLREKVYASLETYCKQKYPEQQGRFAKLLLRLPALRSIGLKCLEHLFFFKLIGDTPIDTFLMEMLEAPHQLA is encoded by the exons ATGTCTTGGGCTGCTCGCCCGCCCTTCCTCCCCCAGCGGCATGCCGCAGGGCAGTGTGGGCCGGTGGGGGTGCGAAAAGAAATGCATTGTGGGGTCGCGTCCCGGTGGCGGCGGCGACGGCCCTGGCTGGAtcccgcagcagcagcagcggcggcggcggcggtggcagcCAGAGAACAACAAACCCCGGAGCCGGAGCCGGGGGAGGCTGGACGGGACGGGATGGGCGACAGCGGGCGGG ACTCCCGAAGCCCAGACAGTTCCTCTCCAAATCCCCTTCCCCAGGGGGCCGCTCCCCCTTCTCCTCCGGGGCCACCCTTACCCCCTTCAGCAGCTGCATCCCTTGGAGGCTCTGgggctccacccccacccccgatgCCACCCCCGCCACTGGGCTCCCCCTTCCCGGTCATCAGCTCTTCCATGGGGTCCCCTGGTCTGCCCCCTCCAGCTCCCCCAGGATTCTCCGGGCCTGTCAGCAGTCCCCAG ATTAACTCAACAGTGTCGCTCCCTGGGGGTGGGTCTGGCCCCCCTGAAGATGTGAAGCCACCAGTCTTAGGGGTCCGGGGCCTGCACTGTCCACCCCCTCCAGGTGGCCCTGGGGCTGGCAAACGGCTATGTGCAATCTGCGGGGACCGAAGCTCAG GCAAACACTACGGGGTTTACAGCTGTGAGGGCTGCAAAGGCTTCTTCAAGCGCACCATCCGTAAGGACCTGACCTACTCGTGCCGGGACAACAAGGACTGCACGGTGGACAAGCGCCAGCGGAACCGCTGTCAGTACTGCCGCTATCAGAAGTGCCTGGCCACCGGCATGAAGAGGGAGG cGGTTCAGGAGGAGCGTCAGCGGGGGAAGGACAaggatggggatggggagggggctgggggagccccCGAGGAGATGCCCGTGGACAGGATCCTGGAGGCAGAGCTTGCTGTGGAGCAGAAGAGTGACCAGGGCGTTGAGGGTCCTGGGGGAACGGCGGGTAGCGGCAGCAGC ccAAATGATCCTGTGACTAACATCTGCCAGGCAGCTGACAAACAGCTCTTCACACTTGTTGAGTGGGCAAAGAGGATCCCACACTTTTCCTCCTTGCCTCTGGATGACCAGGTCATACTGCTACGGGCAG gctggaATGAGCTCCTCATTGCCTCCTTCTCTCACCGATCCATCGATGTCCGAGACGGCATCCTCCTCGCCACAGGTCTTCACGTGCACCGCAACTCAGCCCATTCCGCAGGCGTGGGAGCCATCTTTGATCG GGTGCTGACAGAGCTAGTGTCCAAAATGCGTGACATGAGGATGGACAAGACAGAACTTGGCTGCCTGAGGGCAATCATTCTGTTCAATCCAG ATGCCAAGGGCCTCTCCAACCCCAGCGAGGTAGAGGTCCTGCGGGAGAAAGTGTACGCGTCCCTGGAGACCTATTGCAAACAGAAGTACCCTGAGCAGCAGGGCCG GTTTGCCAAGCTGCTCTTGCGTCTTCCTGCTCTCAGGTCCATAGGCCTTAAGTGTCTAGAGCATCTGTTTTTCTTCAAGCTCATTGGCGACACCCCCATCGACACCTTCCTCATGGAGATGCTTGAGGCTCCCCACCAGCTGGCCTGA
- the RXRB gene encoding retinoic acid receptor RXR-beta isoform X1, translating to MSWAARPPFLPQRHAAGQCGPVGVRKEMHCGVASRWRRRRPWLDPAAAAAAAAAVAAREQQTPEPEPGEAGRDGMGDSGRDSRSPDSSSPNPLPQGAAPPSPPGPPLPPSAAASLGGSGAPPPPPMPPPPLGSPFPVISSSMGSPGLPPPAPPGFSGPVSSPQINSTVSLPGGGSGPPEDVKPPVLGVRGLHCPPPPGGPGAGKRLCAICGDRSSGKHYGVYSCEGCKGFFKRTIRKDLTYSCRDNKDCTVDKRQRNRCQYCRYQKCLATGMKREAVQEERQRGKDKDGDGEGAGGAPEEMPVDRILEAELAVEQKSDQGVEGPGGTAGSGSSPNDPVTNICQAADKQLFTLVEWAKRIPHFSSLPLDDQVILLRAGWNELLIASFSHRSIDVRDGILLATGLHVHRNSAHSAGVGAIFDRSLSRVLTELVSKMRDMRMDKTELGCLRAIILFNPDAKGLSNPSEVEVLREKVYASLETYCKQKYPEQQGRFAKLLLRLPALRSIGLKCLEHLFFFKLIGDTPIDTFLMEMLEAPHQLA from the exons ATGTCTTGGGCTGCTCGCCCGCCCTTCCTCCCCCAGCGGCATGCCGCAGGGCAGTGTGGGCCGGTGGGGGTGCGAAAAGAAATGCATTGTGGGGTCGCGTCCCGGTGGCGGCGGCGACGGCCCTGGCTGGAtcccgcagcagcagcagcggcggcggcggcggtggcagcCAGAGAACAACAAACCCCGGAGCCGGAGCCGGGGGAGGCTGGACGGGACGGGATGGGCGACAGCGGGCGGG ACTCCCGAAGCCCAGACAGTTCCTCTCCAAATCCCCTTCCCCAGGGGGCCGCTCCCCCTTCTCCTCCGGGGCCACCCTTACCCCCTTCAGCAGCTGCATCCCTTGGAGGCTCTGgggctccacccccacccccgatgCCACCCCCGCCACTGGGCTCCCCCTTCCCGGTCATCAGCTCTTCCATGGGGTCCCCTGGTCTGCCCCCTCCAGCTCCCCCAGGATTCTCCGGGCCTGTCAGCAGTCCCCAG ATTAACTCAACAGTGTCGCTCCCTGGGGGTGGGTCTGGCCCCCCTGAAGATGTGAAGCCACCAGTCTTAGGGGTCCGGGGCCTGCACTGTCCACCCCCTCCAGGTGGCCCTGGGGCTGGCAAACGGCTATGTGCAATCTGCGGGGACCGAAGCTCAG GCAAACACTACGGGGTTTACAGCTGTGAGGGCTGCAAAGGCTTCTTCAAGCGCACCATCCGTAAGGACCTGACCTACTCGTGCCGGGACAACAAGGACTGCACGGTGGACAAGCGCCAGCGGAACCGCTGTCAGTACTGCCGCTATCAGAAGTGCCTGGCCACCGGCATGAAGAGGGAGG cGGTTCAGGAGGAGCGTCAGCGGGGGAAGGACAaggatggggatggggagggggctgggggagccccCGAGGAGATGCCCGTGGACAGGATCCTGGAGGCAGAGCTTGCTGTGGAGCAGAAGAGTGACCAGGGCGTTGAGGGTCCTGGGGGAACGGCGGGTAGCGGCAGCAGC ccAAATGATCCTGTGACTAACATCTGCCAGGCAGCTGACAAACAGCTCTTCACACTTGTTGAGTGGGCAAAGAGGATCCCACACTTTTCCTCCTTGCCTCTGGATGACCAGGTCATACTGCTACGGGCAG gctggaATGAGCTCCTCATTGCCTCCTTCTCTCACCGATCCATCGATGTCCGAGACGGCATCCTCCTCGCCACAGGTCTTCACGTGCACCGCAACTCAGCCCATTCCGCAGGCGTGGGAGCCATCTTTGATCG GTCCCTCTCCAGGGTGCTGACAGAGCTAGTGTCCAAAATGCGTGACATGAGGATGGACAAGACAGAACTTGGCTGCCTGAGGGCAATCATTCTGTTCAATCCAG ATGCCAAGGGCCTCTCCAACCCCAGCGAGGTAGAGGTCCTGCGGGAGAAAGTGTACGCGTCCCTGGAGACCTATTGCAAACAGAAGTACCCTGAGCAGCAGGGCCG GTTTGCCAAGCTGCTCTTGCGTCTTCCTGCTCTCAGGTCCATAGGCCTTAAGTGTCTAGAGCATCTGTTTTTCTTCAAGCTCATTGGCGACACCCCCATCGACACCTTCCTCATGGAGATGCTTGAGGCTCCCCACCAGCTGGCCTGA
- the HSD17B8 gene encoding estradiol 17-beta-dehydrogenase 8 isoform X2 — protein MASQLRLRFALSLVTGAGSGIGRAVGVRLAAEGATVAACDLDGAAARETVRLLGGPGSHEGAPRGAHAAFQADVSEAGAVRRLLDQVQVKKRDDVAPFKALTLPPVPSALQGFLGIFLVTQAAAQALVSSGCPGSIINISSIVGKVGNVGQTNYAASKAGVVGLTQTAARELGRHGIRCNSVLPGFIKTPMTQKVPQKVLDKVTGMIPVGHMGDPEDVADVVAFLASEDSGYITGASVEVTGGLFM, from the exons ATGGCGTCTCAGCTCCGGCTTCGCTTCGCGCTGTCTCTGGTCacag GTGCTGGTAGTGGCATCGGCCGAGCAGTAGGTGTGCGCCTGGCCGCTGAGGGGGCCACTGTGGCCGCTTGCGACCTGGACGGGGCAGCGGCACGGGAGACGGTGCGGCTGCTGGGAGGGCCGGGGAGCCACGAGGGGGCACCCCGCGGGGCCCATGCAGCCTTCCAGGCTGACGTGTCCGAGGCCGGGGCCGTCAGGCGCCTGCTGGATCAAGTGCAGGTGAAAAAGCGAGACGACGTCGCCCCCTTTAAAGCCCTAACGTTGCCTCCAGTGCCCTCGGCTCTACAAGGTTTTTTG ggcatCTTTCTAGTCACTCAGGCTGCAGCCCAAGCCCTGGTGTCCAGCGGCTGTCCTGGCTCCATCATCAACATCAGTAGCATCGTAGGGAAG GTGGGGAACGTGGGACAGACAAACTACGCAGCATCCAAGGCTGGAGTGGTTGGGCTGACCCAGACTGCAGCCCGGGAGCTTGGACG ACATGGGATCCGCTGTAACTCTGTCCTCCCAGGGTTCATTAAAACACCCATGACACAGAAAGTGCCACAGAAAGTACTGGACAAG GTGACTGGAATGATCCCAGTGGGACATATGGGGGACCCTGAGG ATGTGGCAGATGTGGTCGCGTTCTTGGCATCTGAAGACAGTGGATACATCACAGGGGCGTCAGTGGAAGTCACTG GAGGTCTTTTCATGTAA
- the HSD17B8 gene encoding estradiol 17-beta-dehydrogenase 8 isoform X1: protein MASQLRLRFALSLVTGAGSGIGRAVGVRLAAEGATVAACDLDGAAARETVRLLGGPGSHEGAPRGAHAAFQADVSEAGAVRRLLDQVQACFSRPPSVVVSCAGITRDEFLLQMSEDDWDKVIAVNLKGIFLVTQAAAQALVSSGCPGSIINISSIVGKVGNVGQTNYAASKAGVVGLTQTAARELGRHGIRCNSVLPGFIKTPMTQKVPQKVLDKVTGMIPVGHMGDPEDVADVVAFLASEDSGYITGASVEVTGGLFM from the exons ATGGCGTCTCAGCTCCGGCTTCGCTTCGCGCTGTCTCTGGTCacag GTGCTGGTAGTGGCATCGGCCGAGCAGTAGGTGTGCGCCTGGCCGCTGAGGGGGCCACTGTGGCCGCTTGCGACCTGGACGGGGCAGCGGCACGGGAGACGGTGCGGCTGCTGGGAGGGCCGGGGAGCCACGAGGGGGCACCCCGCGGGGCCCATGCAGCCTTCCAGGCTGACGTGTCCGAGGCCGGGGCCGTCAGGCGCCTGCTGGATCAAGTGCAG GCCTGCTTTTCTCGCCCGCCATCTGTCGTTGTGTCCTGTGCGGGCATCACCAGGGATGAGTTTCTGCTCCAAATGTCTGAGGATGACTGGGACAAAGTCATAGCTGTCAACCTCAAG ggcatCTTTCTAGTCACTCAGGCTGCAGCCCAAGCCCTGGTGTCCAGCGGCTGTCCTGGCTCCATCATCAACATCAGTAGCATCGTAGGGAAG GTGGGGAACGTGGGACAGACAAACTACGCAGCATCCAAGGCTGGAGTGGTTGGGCTGACCCAGACTGCAGCCCGGGAGCTTGGACG ACATGGGATCCGCTGTAACTCTGTCCTCCCAGGGTTCATTAAAACACCCATGACACAGAAAGTGCCACAGAAAGTACTGGACAAG GTGACTGGAATGATCCCAGTGGGACATATGGGGGACCCTGAGG ATGTGGCAGATGTGGTCGCGTTCTTGGCATCTGAAGACAGTGGATACATCACAGGGGCGTCAGTGGAAGTCACTG GAGGTCTTTTCATGTAA